In Gadus morhua chromosome 9, gadMor3.0, whole genome shotgun sequence, the sequence TACTAAATAaactcaacgtgcgaaattgtatctctcacttatggcaatttccacagggttatcattaatattgatgtgtaggggttgtttataactcgtgaataatattgtttagaccacggtctgggggaatactctgattctgattggctgcagtgcgtgcattaactcctgatatagccctacagacacctgctaagtagttcgcgtcagtgtttagattctctgcccgatatttcccaccactatactcgggccgggcctttgatcgagcgtttttatttttattttaccattggtttattggcctaatctgaggagaaatctatgccataaacagaaatattataggcctttattacacgggtctcctcaatgccgtggaacgctccgttcatgggtagtagtccggtgacttgtctttgactctctgtccctccctctctctctttctctctctcgtaccgttttgtggagcacgttcattgtctgacaacactcccattcagaaagcattggtttacatttacattacgttctgtgtagcacgcaaaaagtcggactatcgtactctggaacactcttcaatagattaacgttcgtgcgcatgagcacgcaatcgcgtgataccgggttgaaatAGCAGCAGGACCAGGAAGGTAAGCATAATGAGGAATGTCCAGAGGTAGTGGTGATCGTTCATGTGGTTATTTATGTATTTCACAGGGGTTATTGTTTGTTTAGTGTACGTATGGCCCAGGGGAAGAAGCTGTTGGTTAGTCTGGTGGTGCGTGATTTCATTGACCTGTATCGCCTGCCAGAGGGAAGCAGATTGAACAGGTCGGTGAAGTCGGATCTGTAAGCCTCCGTTCTCCACATCTGTAAAGATCCACGTCAAGCTTCACAGAGAAACAAGGTTGTTCTATGCAGAGCTGCCTAGATTAATACTTTATCCCAAATGTGCATGAAACCAACAGCTGATCCAGAAACACAATCTGCCCCAGTGACAAACACTCCTGTGTCTCTAGAAATCTCTTGTGATTTCTTTCTATGTTCTGTGCTAATGTGGTTTCCAAGGGAACGATCATCGTCCCCAACATGGCCTCCGTGTTGTCCGAGGAGGGCCAGTGGAAGTTCCCTCACGATTTCAACCCAGAGAACTTCCTGGATGACCGGGGAGAGTTTGTGAAGCCGGAGGCCTTCGTACCGTTCTCTATTGGTGGGTGGACCAATCAGGGCGCAGGATATACAACCAAGTGTGTCACTGCATTGACCGCCAGATCAGATTCACAACGCTCAGCAGGTCTGCGACGCCCGTCAAGCCAACAGCAGATGGGATAAgcctgaaccaatcagattcTTCAAAAGCCCTCAACGCATTTCATTCTTTGATCACTGAAGTAATGCAGTATAGATCAACTATTTCAATGGCAGTATCAATGCTCACCTCTTTGACAATGGCAATGAGTTCAATGATTGGCCGACAGTATATTGGCCGACAGTATATtgtacacacagaaccagagatGAAATGGCAAAACGTAGGCTGGATCAGAGTGCTATTATTCCCTGGATGTTGCATTGTATCGTGTTCTCCTGTGTCCAGGTCCTCGCGTGTGCCTGGGGGAGGGCCTGGCTCGCATGGAGCTGTTCCTGGTGCTTGTGACGCTGCTCAGAAGATTCCAGTTCATCTGGCCCAAGAATGCTGGAGAACCAGACCTTAGGCCTGTGTTCGGACTCACCATCAGTCCCCAACCCTTCAACCTGGAGGTTCGcttgagagggacagagaggacttgatgagagagagagagagagagagagagagagagagagagagagagagagagagagagagagagagagagagagagagagagagagagagagagagagagagagagagagagagagagagagagagagagagagagagagcttgatgGGCGAGAGAGCTAGCTTgatgggcaagagagagagcttgatgggcgagagagagagggagagggagggagagagaggaagagggagcgagagcggagagatcgagagagagagattcttgaGGACCTGTGAGTCCTTTTATTTGATGGAAGAACAAAAACAGGTCAGATAATGGTTGGGTTGGctattcttttttaaattaaatcatGTGAGAAATGATTATATCTACTGTGGTCTCTGCACCCATCGTTTTCTGATTCTCATTGTTTTTCTCATTGTGTATCATATATGAATTTTTTGTGCCTCTTATGCTGTTCCAGTTTTATATTTCTATATTAccataatttatatatatgataGATATGTATTTGCTGATCAACAGTTGTGAAATCTTAAAAAGGAACAGAGTTCACACATCTGTTTAGATTAGTCGTTTTCTATATCATGGTTAAACATGCAAACCACTGATGATATCCTTACATTGTTGGGATAGATGGGAAACATATATTTTCGATATAGTTTTCCATGTTTGGATTTATTTCATTTCGATTTTTATACATCAGGACTACATGTCACAACCACACAAGGAAAAATACTCAACCATGAAAGTGAACTTGGTGTGGGCATGGTTATCACTGCTTATTGTACGATTAATGTTATGAAGTCTATAATTGCCTTTCTGGGGGTTTCAAATCCCTTATATTTGACTGTGACCAAACAAGACGGGATCCTGTTCATGGTTAATCACCTTTGAGACCGTTAAGAATTGATGTGATGGGGATGAAAGCAGTCAGCCAAAATCTATGTTGTTGCCttgttaaaagtgtgtgtgccttgttAGATCTCTGCTGCATAGATGAGCAaggtttacttcagtccactgggtaggctggtagactgatctaacCAGCACAtttctaggtggacacacccactagtgatgtcatatggggcacattttcgaaacggcttgtaaggctaatcacactcacacctggtggtataatatgtcccctttaaacaatGTTATAActtcataaaataataaaccaAATGCCAGTTATAGCTGATAAAGTCATGAAAAATATTTCTGGCTATGTTTGGTTAGGTCATTTTATATCCATCTAATGCAGTGGATATTTAAGTCTGATTCTTATCACATGTTGATCTACATTACATTCACACATGATCCACATGATTATATCCCCTATGTACTATGATCAATGCAAGCCATGTGTTTCCTGACCAGACCAGATACTGCAGTTAGATACCAAAGCAATGAAGTTCAATGTGTCACACTGGCGTTAATAGTAAATCCTAGACTGAGTGTATTTACATACgcaatttgtattatttataccCTTCCACCTTTGTAGTCTCCTTGGTTGTCAAATTAGAAGCCAACCATAAAGCTTCAAAAACCTTTAATATTAGAAGCAACCATGTTATCAAACTATTTGGCCGGTTTGCTAAGAGCCCAGGTTAATGGTTCACATTGTCAAGAGGAGACATAATAAGCCATGCTTTGTGCTCAACTCCCCCCTTCTCATGCCATAGGCAGCTGACCAGCCACTGACATCTTTCTAGGCAGGTCCCATAACTATATCTTTCTTTTGGAGAGTTACAGTTCAACAAGTCAAAATGGTAAAAGTAGGAGGCAAGGACGGATTAACATGACCACGGGCCCTGGACACAAACCAGCCACGGACCCCTACCAACATGCAAATACACGCACTAGCACACTGAATTTGGTCGCATATTATAACTCATGCAatccacaatcacacacataatgCAGCGCgcagccaggagagagagagagagagattatctaACCCCGCAGCTGCGGGCATGCATAGTGCCAGCCGCTTGTCTTAACGGCAGAACATGGAATCTGTCCGGTTAATATCATGACTTTAAAAGCACCTAATGACTTCCTTGAAAGAATTTCTTCAccttgttcttgttttttgttaaaaaatgtTGAGATGGACAGGATTTGTTGTAGCCTACCAGTGCAGTATCTTTAgtgtctttttctttcttttgtttacGCTTTGCCGACCCACTTAGCACACGTTTCTCCATTTTCACTGtaaaatagagtactaaagtgaaaacgtcacgttttcctggcaaccggattttcaccgaacgagagatggcgttTTCCATTGCTGCCaagtgttgtttctttcaaaatgaaaacaaatcaatttcaaggggtgaaaatcactaccaatctaACATGTCGAGGCtttcatgtattcccctggggttTTACATGGAAAAGTTTTACTACGTTACTTTTTTTACATATGAATACATTCGATTCTTAATATTATTcacatcattggtaaagcaaactctCAAATCGATTTTCAAGAAAAATCGTTGGGGTTATGAGACCGGAGGTTGGCTGCGTGTAGTCTGTTCCAGATTGTCTGGGCAGAGAGCCGTCGGCCATATCGTCCTGCAAACCTTGACTGCAAATCTGTAGAAGACAGCCTACAGTGCTGTCAGGGTGACATTCTTCTCGGGGTGTCGTCTTCTTGGGACACCCACTTCGCGGCCTGTCTTTGTCATGCCGTATTATATGGAACTTGGCCTTCAGTTTGGAGAGGGTACTAGGGCTCACTCCAAATAATGCCGCAACTTGGGTTTTGCAGAACACCAGCTTGTAGTTGCCCTATCGATttggcaaatttttcatggccgcaacccacatactcagctctGCAACTCATCCCACAagtgcatgttccttacaaatggagcaccatttgaaagggaactatacatgctttccaacggtataagatttaCTGCCTaaaagcattgttaccacagagaaataatcaaccaaacacaaatttccttactttttgtgctgaGTTTATAGATATATCAAGGCCCCCCTCATTGGCCAGGGCCCTGGACATGTGCCCACTTTGCCCAAGCGGTAATCCGTCGTTGGTAGGAGGTTTCTCTTTTTAACTGTTTGAACACAGCTGAGCAGCCTGGGTCTACACACTACTGCGCCTACTAACCGACTCTGAGatgtttcatttgtttgttgGCAATATGGGAGAAAACTACAGAGACACGGCAGTTTGTATGTGCCGGAGTGTAAGCGTGTTGGACAGAACAAAGATACAGCTGTGGAAGCTGCTGAACACCCGTTTGGAATATAATGGAGGTCAATGGATCAACTGCCAAATGTCAGAACGTACCGACACCGCGAGATGGGGCGACTTGAACAGATGATGCCTGATTTATGTCTGGATTAAGACAATGTCACAATCTAACCTGGGGTCTTTTAAGAAACCGGCCAAACCGTTTAAGGAGTAAACTCAAACCACAACAGTGATGGCGTAAATGTATATCATCTGAAACAATTTTGATCCAATACGAAAACAGCCGTTGTTCATGTACCCCAGGTGGTGCTGTTTATACAGTTTAAGGGGCTT encodes:
- the LOC115550841 gene encoding cytochrome P450 2D9-like translates to MRTLLCRQTAKEKRGTIIVPNMASVLSEEGQWKFPHDFNPENFLDDRGEFVKPEAFVPFSIGPRVCLGEGLARMELFLVLVTLLRRFQFIWPKNAGEPDLRPVFGLTISPQPFNLEVRLRGTERT